The segment TTCATGGTCTATGTTACGTCATCTATTGGGTCTCTATGCATGAAACCTCTCAggtatatttttggtttatttaagtagcaaaaaaacaaaaaccaggTTAATATATGGATTCGATTTTGGCTCGGCCTAATATTTCAGTAATTGGGTCCCCGCCTCTAGATACGAAGACAAAGTCCAAACTAATATACCATGCCCGGTCAACGTCACTCCGAATAGAGCACCTTCCATACGAATGAAgttctttttataattataattaaatagtaCTTCTTCcgtttttatttaaatgaagttttgaaaaaaaaatttagtttcaaTATAGCTGACGTTTTActgaaaacaataaaaaaataagcgATAAAAAACTATATTTACCCATATTTACTTTACTTCAAATGATTTACAATACATGATCTCAATTAATAAAGAATGGTAGAAAATGAATTATACTAAGTGTTTTAATTTGTGTGAAATTTTTACGACGtcatttaaaagaaaacagagaGTATTATATTGCGGTCAAATGTTTAATATTGGGTCTTCACATGGGATGAATGTTAAGCAATTAATATTCGTTTgattcaaaaacaaaagaaaaataatgaaGCTCGCATTTCAAGGTGGAAACTTTAGGATAAGTGTTCATCCTAAGAAAATCGTATACGACTTTTACGATctgattaatataatttaatgtcaTTTTTATGTGCTTTTATAAACGCTGACAAAAAAAGTGTGTTTTATAAACCGAAAGAATCTCATTGAAGTAAATCCAGTGATTTCTTTTTGTCAACCTTGTACGTATTTCATTTCACTTTATACTTGGTAGTAAATAATAAAACTGCCGTTGAATTAATTAATGGCGCAGATGCTCATGTGGGATACAAAAGATATCTCGAATTTAGCGGGAGAGATATCACTAGTGGCCGGACTTCTGATGTGGGCCACCACATTTCCGGCGATAAGGAGGAGATTCTTTGAAGTCTTCTTCTACACTCACTATCTCTACATCGTCTTCATGCTTTTCTTCGTCCTCCACGTCGGCATAACATTTTCATTCATCGCTTTACCTGGCTTCTACATCTTCATGGTCGACCGTTTCCTTAGGTTTCTTCAGTCACGTGACAACATCCGTGTCCTCTCTGCTCGGATTCTCCCTTCCCACACAATCGAGCTCACTTTCTCCAAAAACCCTAGTGAGTTCTCAAAATTTTACAACTTCTTATAATTGTGATTGTGATtcaaatagtttataaatagCTATAATGTTCCTTTATTAAACAGGTTTGGTTTATAGTCCGACGAGCATATTGTTTGTGAACATACCGAGCATTTCGAAGTTGCAATGGCATCCATTTACGATTACTTCAAGCAGCAAACTCGAACCAGAGAAGCTAAGTGTTGTGATCAAGAGCGAAGGCAAATGGTCAACTAAGCTTTATCAGAGGCTTTCTTCTTCTGATGAGATCGACCACCTCGCTGTTTCTGTCGAGGGTCCTTACGGTCCTGCTTCCACTGATTTCTTAAGGTATACTATCTCAAAGACACAATAATAGTTTGATTGCTTGCGTCTCAAGAAACATTGATATATCAACTCAacgttatttttgttttcttggggGTGGTCTAGGCATGAAGGTCTGGTTATGGTGAGCGGAGGAAGCGGGATAACTCCATTTATCTCGGTCATCCGTGATATGATCGCAAcaagccaaaaccaaaaatgcAAAATCCCCAAAATCACTCTGATTTGCGCTTTTAAGAAGTCTTCAGAAATCTCCATGCTTGATCTTGTCTTGCCATTATCCGGTCTCCAAACACAACTATCATCGGACATAAACATCAAAATCGAAGCCTTCATAACCCGAGAGAAAGAACCAAGAAGCGAAGCTCCCACGGAGAAAATCAAAACTCTATGGTTTAAACCAAGTCTTTCAGACCAGCCCATCTCATCAATCCTCGGACCAAACTCATGGCTATGGCTCGGCGGAATTATCTCATCCTCGTTCTTGATCTTCTTGATAATTATCGGTATCATCACTAGGTATTACATTTACCCGATCGACCACAACACCAACAAGATCTACTCACTGACTTCAAAAAACATCATATACATCTTAGTCATCTGTGTGAGCATCATGGCGACTTCAAGTGCAGCTATGTTTTGGAACAAGAAGAACAAGTACGGAAACATCGAAAATAAACAGGTTCAGAACGTCGACGTTCCGTCTCCAACGTCTTCTCCAACCTCATGTGGTAACAATTCCTTGAGAGAAATCGAAAGTTCCCCACAAGAATCGCTCCTACAGTGCACCAACCTGCATTATGGAGAAAGACCTAACCTAACGAGTAATATATACATTACCCTTTCTCCACATCTATACGTATCCgagtatatattttgttattctaATTAGGTGTTTGTTGGTGTCTATGAACAGAACTTCTACTTGACGTGGAAGGTTCGAGTGTGGGAGTTCTTGTGTGTGGTCCGAGGAAGATGAGACAAAATGTTGCGAAGATATGTTCCTCTGGTTTGGCTAAGAATCTCCATTTTGAATCTATCAGTTTCAGCTGGTGAGTGGTTAATTATCACGTAGAACACACTGTTTTTCATCTGTCGTGGAAGTTGCTTGGATTGCAAGTTAATAAGGGGTCCTGTGATCTGACCTATATCTTTCTGTGCTTGTTACATTTGACTTTTTCCAGTTCTTGTTTTTCTCCTTTAGGAATATTTAGTGTGAAAATCCCCCAAAGTTACCCTAAACCCTTGTGTTTCTAATCCTTACGCACGTTTCGTTATGTTACAATCTCGATCACGAATTGAGGCATGAAGCTTTTGTAAATTGTAAAtgctgaaaataataaaaatcctTTTTGTCATATAAGATATGTATAGTTCTATCTCTCTTTCTTATTTCATTCAGACTcctatagatattttatttcGTTGACCTGTTGTTAAAACAGTTATTTTGACTTCACGTATATGAAGTGAGATTTTTCCCAATGGTTAATTATACAAGGAATAAAATCGAAGGCAAAAGAAAAGTAGAATTATGGTatgatataaaaattatatatttgtaactAATAATTAGAATTTGATCGACACGCAAAGATTCGTGTACAAAGAGACATTGACACACATCCGCGTACGAAAAACACACTCCATATATAGGAGCTCGATGATTCAAGTTTCCattcactacaaaaaaaagatgatctaacatcatttattttatatttttgagtcacttataaatgatgtaaaagaaatttgtatcatttatataaatgactctgaaagtggtgatgcaaataatttacatcattttattaataattgatgttaaaaatttgaatatttgcaTCAATTTTTAAGTGATGTTAAATACACATCAATTGTAAAAAATGATACTTAAACTTGCAtcagtttttttaaaatgatgttaGTGTTAACATcaattataataattgatttcaattatttattatttatcaattattaaaatttaaaaatattaaaattcggaaattattttaatgattatattttttataattttaaatttagataCTATTAATTATTCTTATACGGTAAATAAATTtgtcaataaataaaatataaaaattaattgcaTTGActatttcttattcttttccaCTGAAAGTATAATTTgacgagaaaaaaaaactaaagaagcTTTACAGATAAATCAGTAAAATATATgaatttagagaaaaaatagttaaaaagaaCTGATCATGATTTTCTTCTATCTagattcttcttttttcttcttgttctttgaATTTTATTTCCATCCTCAATTTTCCATCATGGCGTGAAGCTTGTTGCTCCTACTTTTCCAAGTTATACCTCAGACAACATGAGGCAGTCCTGTACTCTTCATCTTCAGACCACGATTCTGCTTTCATGTACTCCAGACGACAATACTCCAGCATCGAACCCAATTGCTATTGAAACCTGACAAAACAATAGTACCAATCTTTAGGAAAAAGAGTTGCCACATAACTAAGATTTATTCTAGAGTTCAAATCTGTTTATAATACCTTCAAAATACCAAGAACCCTAGACACATCATgtctcatcatcttcttccttagatattatcatcattttttctttaaacacCTCATTGTCATCACAATTTGAAATCTCGACAATgtacaaaaacaaatatatatatagagagagagaccgGAGACGTTAATTCAATTTAAGAAAGAAATGAATAATATTTGttgaaaaatttaaactaacaaaaagtttaaaattgagagaaggagaagaactCATGAATGAGGATCACGATAGAGAAGAAGATTTTTGATTGAGATAAACAGTTATAGAATAAATACTAATtgaattaaagaaaaacagaCCAAACCCAAAGAATATATCAGTAACTACTTCACGTAATTTTTGGATTGTGAAGtttataatagtttttaaacGGATTGGTTTTAGTGGGttgttttatttggttttgtgattGTTACATCAGTTCTTGTAACTGaaattatttaacataattatatatgatatataaaaaaattattaggatCGGTTTTATTTAGTATCACCTTAATAAGTGATGTCAACAGCAAAATAAATACATCATTTATATAACTGATATAACTTTCTATAATAGTATCATTTTTTGTTAAAGTGATACAACTTACAACAAAAATATGTCATTTTACTGAATTGATgccaaataatttaataaaacatcaCTTTCTTATAAATGATGCtaacttttatatatttgtctcatttacaaataaatgatataaaatagaatcattttattttgtgatataaattaagTGATACAATTCACTTCTTTTTTTGTAGTGATTATTTGTTAATAAGGCCAAGGTATATAATAAGATCGCACTTATATATTTGACCTTTTGTTTCTTTGTGATCTTAAGTATCACATTTTTCCTCCTCTTTTTCGATGTATAAGATTTTACTTATGTATGTGTTCTGTGAAGTGCAATCTTACTGGGAAAATGTGACAGTAGTTAGGTATTGCGAATTTACGACCCACATCAACAGCCATGCATGTTTTGTTCGTCGGATGAATAACTCTCTtattaatattctttttaataaactaatatAACAAGAAATCTGATAGTAAAATTTAtccttataatttaatttattattcttatattcagtatatatatatatactagttaCCTCCCGTGCCAAGCACGGGTCAATTAATTTCACTATCATcctatttttaactaaaattatatttttgtttgcagAAATCATAAAATTGTAAAGCTTATCAATATATcagaataaattatttatttttttcacatattttctaaacctaaatAACACATCGGAATATAAAATTCATTgtataaagttataaatttcatagaACATGTTTAATCTATAAATGTATGTAAATctattaaatgaatatttacctGCTTTTCATATCTGAATTATATATCTGCAAAAAAATTATAGCTTGATTGGAAAAGTTAAtaaactttaaataatatatacataaaatactTAGTAAATAGAAATCAATAGCAAGCTGATTTTTTCTATTTccctttcaatttttttatcatgttTTACCACAAAAGATTTTTCAAAAAGGTTGAATTTCATTGCCTTGCTATATACAAGAGTTTCATCTATTTAAACAGTTTGGATATCATAATTATAAATGAAAATGTGTTTACCTTTTTCCAGAAGaatatagtttttaatattAAGAATAACTTCATGTCTCTGATAATAGTACTTTACGAAACAAAACCCAGATTTTCCATTATGCTGTGAAcaataaagttataaaatagAAGTATAATCTGAGAAAACCTTCAACTTGACTTATGCAGAAGGAATGATATAGAGTTATTTTCAGAATAAGAGAAGAAGCTGTTAGAATAAAGATCTTTGCTAtactcaaaaaaataaaacgacaAAGAAAATGGAACGAtagagaagaagaggagagtATAATTACAGAAAATTAAATGCTGAGACTCAAAAGAACTCGTTACGTGGTAACAACGACTCctctgcaaaaaaaaactaaaagaattCAAAATTGCATAACGAATAAATGCTGAGACtcaaaaaattattacttaCTTACTCATTTGCTAAACAACTATAGGAACTTGTCTGCACCACCAATGTATACCAGCGAATTTCCAGAAGCCATCTATAACTTCGCTTCTTCCGCAGCTTCAAAAACtttttaagataagaaaaatcaaaagcCTTTCTTACAAAAAGATAATTATAGGAAAGACACAGGCATAGGTTGTGGAAGAAAGTAAACTGtttgaaaaaaatttgtaaacaaATTTGTTATCTGAGTGATTCTAGTGTCGTTTAAAGTTGTTTTAGTGTAGGGAGTTGAGATCGTGTTTTAGTGGCTGAGACAATTAAACTGTTTTTGCTTTTCATTTTACgtggaaaatattttaattgtttttattttttattttgtaaactttTGCCAAATGTCAAATTTTTATTCGCTAGGcgacttgcgctttagtatataagggatagtTTAATAGTGGATCAAATAGAATTAAGTACCATTgtttttaacatataatttaaatttaacaaaaaatgtagtttattaaaaagtaagAAGTAAACGTCGGAATCCAATATAACAACGTTCCCAATATGAAACCAGGAAAAAATGACACTTGCCATTTAGGATTTTCaacccttttctctctctctctattggTTCGCCTAAAGTTTCCAGGAAGTTCGGCATATGCGCTAATCTCTATTTGGACCCAACCCAAGACAAGCAAGTAAGTGTTGTTGAGCAGTTGGAGGCCGAACTAGCGTGCATACTATCTCCTTCCGGAGGGGACCTTCCACTAGTCTACCACACGCTAGAGTCAAATTAACCCATTTCATAAAAGGAAatgtaatttaaataaattaagtataaaataattaaatttgcgTTATATAGGCATAGATATGGGTTTCGTTTTGTTATCCATTGGTCATTGCAAACTCCATATATATCGCTTTGTGTCTTTCTTTCTGGAATTCTCATCTCTTGTAATATGGGATTAGGAGAAATGAGTAAGGAAGTGACTATGAAGGTGATTAAGCTCTTAATGATGGCGATTCTGATGGGGACTATCGTGATTTGGATCATGATGCCGACTTCTACTTACAGGAAGATCTGGTTAACATCCATGCGTGCCAAGCTCGGCAAAACGACTAATTTCGGGAAACCAGGTAATTGATGTTAGATCTAATTATCTAGTTTCCAATTagtttatacaaatatatatatatgaaatatgtattttttggtaaaaaatatcaaaatatgtatataattgGGTTTTCTTTAATTAGGAGTGAACCTTTTAGTTTACATGTTCCCAATGATTCTATTGCCTTCTCTGGGATGTATCTACCTTCACTTGAAGAAACAAACTAGTGTTGACCAATTTCGTAGGtaaatttaaatacttataactatcaaCTGATTATTTTCTAGTTAAAGGCTTTTAAATTATATCAATGTTATATTCTTACTTTTCTGTATATTAAAAGTGgggtggagaggaagaagagagagaagtgtAGTGCATTAAGAAGACCAATGTTAGTGAAGGGACCATTAGGAATAGTGACAGTGACCGAGCTTATGTTCTTGACGATGTTCATGGCTCTTCTTCTTTGGAGCTTAACCAATTACTTTTACTTTACTTTTGTCACCGTCACGCCTCAATCAGCAGCAATCCACGGAGATAAACTGTAAGATGTATAAatggattttttatttttttgcaattAACGCAACAATTTTGAACAAATCATTAAACGATACATACATAATATAGttcataaaaaatatagttCATAGTTGATCATGTTGATTCAGTCACCACTTTTGCTTTTTAGCTAATTGAGTGAATATGTTCAGGAATGTTTTTCTCATAATACTGTGATATGGAGAAAATAAGTACAAAATTTCTAAAATGTAAATGGAACTGTATTTGTCGGTCTTAAAATTAGAGTGTAAACATTAGTCAAATTTGCACTATGAagctcaaataaataaataatataatataattgacTGACCCCTAATTCTCTGAATCACTCATATCATATCTTCAATAGTTTGGCCTTTTTATAAACATTATTATGAGACACAAAATCGACATTGACGTGTAGTATTTGCTAACAAGCTATCTGACAAAAGTTAAAAAGTTTGTTTTTCTTCCCAATGTGTTtgtttatgacaaaaaaaaaactgaaaaagatGGGAAGCAAGACTGGATTCAGTAGCAGTACGGTTAGGTCTAGCCGGGAACATATGCTTGGCGTTCTTGTTCTATCCAGTGTCTCGTGGCTCGTCGTTGCTAGCTGCAGTTGGGCTAACGTCAGAGTCAAGCATCAAGTACCATATATGGGTCGGCCACTTGGTCATGATCTTAATCACTAGCCATGGCGTTTGTTACGTTGTCTATTGGATATCCACAAATCAAGTCTATCAGGTTAGTCTATGAGATCCTATATAATTTTTGGGATTTAAAAGGTTTACATCATTTTTCATTACTTTATTTATAGTGGATTGTCCCTAATTGTTGGCGTGAATAGATGTTGGAGTGGGATAGGACGTCTATCTCGAATTTAGCCGGAGAGATAGCTTTGGTGGCCGGACTTGTAATGTGGACCACCACATTTCCCGCAATAAGAAAGAGATTCTTCGAAGCCTTCTACTACACTCACCACCTCTACATCGTCTTCATGCTCTTCTTTGTCTTCCACGTTGGCATCTCTCACTCGTTGATCTCTTTACCCGGTTTCTACATCTTCGTCGTCGATCGTTTCTTGAGATTTCTTCAGTCGCGCAACAATGTCAAGCTAGTCTCTGCTCGTGTCCTTCCTTGTGATACGGTCGAGCTCAATTTCTCCAAAAACCCTAGTGAGTTTTAACAATCATCTTCTTCAATTGATTATCCATTCAAGAACCATATgcttattaatattaattacagTGCTGATGTATAGCCCGACGAGTATATTGTTCGTGAAAATACCGAGTATTTCCAAGCTTCAGTGGCATCCATTTACGATAACTTCTAGTAGTAAACTCGAACCAGAGAAGCTAAGTGTTATGATAAAGGGCCAAGGCAAATGGTCCACTAAGCTTTACCAGATGCTTTCTT is part of the Brassica rapa cultivar Chiifu-401-42 chromosome A09, CAAS_Brap_v3.01, whole genome shotgun sequence genome and harbors:
- the LOC103843795 gene encoding ferric reduction oxidase 2 produces the protein MEITKSNNGGSSPSAGEEFKGMIKGVSKFFMMVVFLGTIMLWIMMPTLTYRNKWLPYMRLKFGASTYFGSSGTTLFMYMFPMVVVACLGCVYLHFKKRKNPHHIVRETNGGVLSALRKPMLVKGPLGIVSATEIMFLAMFVALLLWSFITYLRNNFATITPRSAAAHGESLWQAKLESAALRIGLIGNICLAFLFLPVARGSSLLPAVGLTSESSIKYHIWLGHMVLAIFTVHGLCYVIYWVSMHETSQMLMWDTKDISNLAGEISLVAGLLMWATTFPAIRRRFFEVFFYTHYLYIVFMLFFVLHVGITFSFIALPGFYIFMVDRFLRFLQSRDNIRVLSARILPSHTIELTFSKNPSLVYSPTSILFVNIPSISKLQWHPFTITSSSKLEPEKLSVVIKSEGKWSTKLYQRLSSSDEIDHLAVSVEGPYGPASTDFLRHEGLVMVSGGSGITPFISVIRDMIATSQNQKCKIPKITLICAFKKSSEISMLDLVLPLSGLQTQLSSDINIKIEAFITREKEPRSEAPTEKIKTLWFKPSLSDQPISSILGPNSWLWLGGIISSSFLIFLIIIGIITRYYIYPIDHNTNKIYSLTSKNIIYILVICVSIMATSSAAMFWNKKNKYGNIENKQVQNVDVPSPTSSPTSCGNNSLREIESSPQESLLQCTNLHYGERPNLTKLLLDVEGSSVGVLVCGPRKMRQNVAKICSSGLAKNLHFESISFSW
- the LOC103843797 gene encoding probable ferric reduction oxidase 1 isoform X1 — its product is MGLGEMSKEVTMKVIKLLMMAILMGTIVIWIMMPTSTYRKIWLTSMRAKLGKTTNFGKPGVNLLVYMFPMILLPSLGCIYLHLKKQTSVDQFRSGVERKKREKCSALRRPMLVKGPLGIVTVTELMFLTMFMALLLWSLTNYFYFTFVTVTPQSAAIHGDKLWEARLDSVAVRLGLAGNICLAFLFYPVSRGSSLLAAVGLTSESSIKYHIWVGHLVMILITSHGVCYVVYWISTNQVYQMLEWDRTSISNLAGEIALVAGLVMWTTTFPAIRKRFFEAFYYTHHLYIVFMLFFVFHVGISHSLISLPGFYIFVVDRFLRFLQSRNNVKLVSARVLPCDTVELNFSKNPMLMYSPTSILFVKIPSISKLQWHPFTITSSSKLEPEKLSVMIKGQGKWSTKLYQMLSSSDQIDRLTVSIEGPYGPTSTDFLRHDSLVMVSGGSGITPFISIIRDLIYLSSTSTCQIPKMTLICAFKHSSDLSMLDLILPISSDISSFLDIQIKAFVTRETESTHNKNIIKPLCFKPYVSDQPISPILGPNSWLCLATILSSSFMIFIIIIGIITRYHIYPIDQGLNKYTSAYKSIIYLLAISVSVVATSSIAVFSNKKQYCTKNDQVVEGLSPLVTESSPQQLLSESTSIHYGERPNLNINCVKAELLLGLKGLSVGVFVCGPRKMRQEVAKICSFRSPENLQFESISFSW
- the LOC103843797 gene encoding probable ferric reduction oxidase 1 isoform X4 — translated: MGLGEMSKEVTMKVIKLLMMAILMGTIVIWIMMPTSTYRKIWLTSMRAKLGKTTNFGKPAIHGDKLWEARLDSVAVRLGLAGNICLAFLFYPVSRGSSLLAAVGLTSESSIKYHIWVGHLVMILITSHGVCYVVYWISTNQVYQMLEWDRTSISNLAGEIALVAGLVMWTTTFPAIRKRFFEAFYYTHHLYIVFMLFFVFHVGISHSLISLPGFYIFVVDRFLRFLQSRNNVKLVSARVLPCDTVELNFSKNPMLMYSPTSILFVKIPSISKLQWHPFTITSSSKLEPEKLSVMIKGQGKWSTKLYQMLSSSDQIDRLTVSIEGPYGPTSTDFLRHDSLVMVSGGSGITPFISIIRDLIYLSSTSTCQIPKMTLICAFKHSSDLSMLDLILPISSDISSFLDIQIKAFVTRETESTHNKNIIKPLCFKPYVSDQPISPILGPNSWLCLATILSSSFMIFIIIIGIITRYHIYPIDQGLNKYTSAYKSIIYLLAISVSVVATSSIAVFSNKKQYCTKNDQVVEGLSPLVTESSPQQLLSESTSIHYGERPNLNINCVKAELLLGLKGLSVGVFVCGPRKMRQEVAKICSFRSPENLQFESISFSW
- the LOC103843797 gene encoding probable ferric reduction oxidase 1 isoform X3; this encodes MGLGEMSKEVTMKVIKLLMMAILMGTIVIWIMMPTSTYRKIWLTSMRAKLGKTTNFGKPGVNLLVYMFPMILLPSLGCIYLHLKKQTSVDQFRSGVERKKREKCSALRRPMLVKGPLGIVTVTELMFLTMFMALLLWSLTNYFYFTFVTVTPQSAAIHGDKLWEARLDSVAVRLGLAGNICLAFLFYPVSRGSSLLAAVGLTSESSIKYHIWVGHLVMILITSHGVCYVVYWISTNQVYQMLEWDRTSISNLAGEIALVAGLVMWTTTFPAIRKRFFEAFYYTHHLYIVFMLFFVFHVGISHSLISLPGFYIFVVDRFLRFLQSRNNVKLVSARVLPCDTVELNFSKNPMLMYSPTSILFVKIPSISKLQWHPFTITSSSKLEPEKLSVMIKGQGKWSTKLYQMLSSSDQIDRLTVSIEGPYGPTSTDFLRHDSLVMVSGGSGITPFISIIRDLIYLSSTSTCQIPKMTLICAFKHSSDLSMLDLILPISSDISSFLDIQIKAFVTRETESTHNKNIIKPLCFKPYVSDQPISPILGPNSWLCLATILSSSFMIFIIIIGIITRYHIYPIDQGLNKYTSAYKSIIYLLAISVSVVATSSIAVFSNKKQYCTKNDQVVEGLSPLVTESSPQQLLSESTSIHYGERPNLNKLLLGLKGLSVGVFVCGPRKMRQEVAKICSFRSPENLQFESISFSW
- the LOC103843797 gene encoding probable ferric reduction oxidase 1 isoform X2: MSKEVTMKVIKLLMMAILMGTIVIWIMMPTSTYRKIWLTSMRAKLGKTTNFGKPGVNLLVYMFPMILLPSLGCIYLHLKKQTSVDQFRSGVERKKREKCSALRRPMLVKGPLGIVTVTELMFLTMFMALLLWSLTNYFYFTFVTVTPQSAAIHGDKLWEARLDSVAVRLGLAGNICLAFLFYPVSRGSSLLAAVGLTSESSIKYHIWVGHLVMILITSHGVCYVVYWISTNQVYQMLEWDRTSISNLAGEIALVAGLVMWTTTFPAIRKRFFEAFYYTHHLYIVFMLFFVFHVGISHSLISLPGFYIFVVDRFLRFLQSRNNVKLVSARVLPCDTVELNFSKNPMLMYSPTSILFVKIPSISKLQWHPFTITSSSKLEPEKLSVMIKGQGKWSTKLYQMLSSSDQIDRLTVSIEGPYGPTSTDFLRHDSLVMVSGGSGITPFISIIRDLIYLSSTSTCQIPKMTLICAFKHSSDLSMLDLILPISSDISSFLDIQIKAFVTRETESTHNKNIIKPLCFKPYVSDQPISPILGPNSWLCLATILSSSFMIFIIIIGIITRYHIYPIDQGLNKYTSAYKSIIYLLAISVSVVATSSIAVFSNKKQYCTKNDQVVEGLSPLVTESSPQQLLSESTSIHYGERPNLNINCVKAELLLGLKGLSVGVFVCGPRKMRQEVAKICSFRSPENLQFESISFSW
- the LOC103843797 gene encoding probable ferric reduction oxidase 1 isoform X5; translation: MSKEVTMKVIKLLMMAILMGTIVIWIMMPTSTYRKIWLTSMRAKLGKTTNFGKPAIHGDKLWEARLDSVAVRLGLAGNICLAFLFYPVSRGSSLLAAVGLTSESSIKYHIWVGHLVMILITSHGVCYVVYWISTNQVYQMLEWDRTSISNLAGEIALVAGLVMWTTTFPAIRKRFFEAFYYTHHLYIVFMLFFVFHVGISHSLISLPGFYIFVVDRFLRFLQSRNNVKLVSARVLPCDTVELNFSKNPMLMYSPTSILFVKIPSISKLQWHPFTITSSSKLEPEKLSVMIKGQGKWSTKLYQMLSSSDQIDRLTVSIEGPYGPTSTDFLRHDSLVMVSGGSGITPFISIIRDLIYLSSTSTCQIPKMTLICAFKHSSDLSMLDLILPISSDISSFLDIQIKAFVTRETESTHNKNIIKPLCFKPYVSDQPISPILGPNSWLCLATILSSSFMIFIIIIGIITRYHIYPIDQGLNKYTSAYKSIIYLLAISVSVVATSSIAVFSNKKQYCTKNDQVVEGLSPLVTESSPQQLLSESTSIHYGERPNLNINCVKAELLLGLKGLSVGVFVCGPRKMRQEVAKICSFRSPENLQFESISFSW
- the LOC103843797 gene encoding ferric reduction oxidase 3, mitochondrial isoform X6, which gives rise to MLVKGPLGIVTVTELMFLTMFMALLLWSLTNYFYFTFVTVTPQSAAIHGDKLWEARLDSVAVRLGLAGNICLAFLFYPVSRGSSLLAAVGLTSESSIKYHIWVGHLVMILITSHGVCYVVYWISTNQVYQMLEWDRTSISNLAGEIALVAGLVMWTTTFPAIRKRFFEAFYYTHHLYIVFMLFFVFHVGISHSLISLPGFYIFVVDRFLRFLQSRNNVKLVSARVLPCDTVELNFSKNPMLMYSPTSILFVKIPSISKLQWHPFTITSSSKLEPEKLSVMIKGQGKWSTKLYQMLSSSDQIDRLTVSIEGPYGPTSTDFLRHDSLVMVSGGSGITPFISIIRDLIYLSSTSTCQIPKMTLICAFKHSSDLSMLDLILPISSDISSFLDIQIKAFVTRETESTHNKNIIKPLCFKPYVSDQPISPILGPNSWLCLATILSSSFMIFIIIIGIITRYHIYPIDQGLNKYTSAYKSIIYLLAISVSVVATSSIAVFSNKKQYCTKNDQVVEGLSPLVTESSPQQLLSESTSIHYGERPNLNINCVKAELLLGLKGLSVGVFVCGPRKMRQEVAKICSFRSPENLQFESISFSW